The genomic window TCGTCAGCATCGTGGCTTCTGCTCGCCTCTACCCCGGTAATCGACGCGATTCTGCTGGTCGTCACTCTGGCCGATCTGGCGAGAGGAGCGGATTCGAATTTTTCCCATGGACTCTCGGCGTTCTACATCGGCTACTCCTTGATATTCGGGCGGCAGACCATTCGGTGGATGGACAGGTTGGCCGCCTACCGGTTCGGTCGACAGCGTAAGCCTGAGAAAGAGGATGTGGTTGTGCGTCAGAGTGCGACCTACCAGTGGAGGCAGTTCCGAAAGATGGTGCAGGCCTCCGTCATCGTGGTCGCAGTTCTCGTGACTGGGTTGCTGTTGTCCGACCCGGAGGCCCAGTTCTGGCTGTGGTACTGGCTGATTGTTGTTGTCTTCACAGCAGTCACCTGGTTCGCCATAGGCCCCCTTCGTGCAATGGTGCAAAGACGGCACCAGGACGTGCTATCCCGACGTATCTGATTCAGTCGCGTTCAATCCCAAATGCCCGCTCGGAACATCTCCATCATGTGCTCTTCGACTTCGCCACGTAAGACGTCCCTGCGCTTCCATGAACCGAATAACTCGCCAGCAACGTGGATCATGTGGACTCCAGGGACCGCTGGGTCGTCGTAGGCGTCGGGGATGGGCCAGGTGGACAGCCAACCGGCGGCAACCACGGGATGCAAGAAACCATCTACTACCCGTGAGCTCAGGACCCAGGTATAGACGTTGATCGCTGCCTGCCAACGATTCGTCGACGGCTCACCTAGTGGTAGGAGTAGATCCCAGCGGTCCTGTTCGCGTGTTTCCCGGGATACGGTGGTTGCGACTTCGATCATGTGGCGGCCCACGTGGTCAGCGAGTTCGTTTTCCCAGACGGAACGTTCGCGATCGACTGCGCGAGCGAACGCTTCGAGCTCGGCGAGCCCAGACCGTGGGGCCGCTTCGCCGAGCGGGTACGCGCACAGATGCATCAGAAGGTTGTCTCGAAGATCTCGTGTCACCGAGCGCGGCGTCGACATGGTGCGCATACGCTGCGCTTCCGGTACGGTGACCGAACCTTCGAGAATGAAGTACTCGATCTGGTCGTCTCTGATCTTCACCGTCACGAGTATTGCAACCCCTGATGACGACGTTTCGGTCCGCGTCGTCACCGTGGGCGACGACCCGCGTCGCAACGTAGTACGAGCGTTGAGCCGCTCGACCGGAGTTCGAACGGGTGACCCGGGATACGAGTACAAGAGCGAGAGCATCCGAAATTCTCGCGGTGAATCGGTGTGGTTGACCGTCGACGGCGTAGGAGTCGAGTTCGAGATGTGGGGAGGACCGAGTCACTGGTGGGCGGCCGGACATATCGACAGCGCCGGAGTCACGATCGAGAGCCGCAACTACGCGGTCGACCGAGTTCATCTGGTCGAGGTCAGAGACATAGATCCATTCCTGGAGGGTCGACGCAAATATCTGCAGGCCGCTCGCGGTGAGCTCGAGTAGCTGCCCGGGATGAGGGTCGCATACGGTGCAGTGACGGGAGTGGACAGGCTGAATCGAATTGCGGGGGTTCAATGAACGAACAGGCGTCACCGTCGGATGCCGAACTTGCTGCCATCGCACGCGGCATCTTCGACGCTCAGCCCTTCACCCAGTGGATTGGTGCCGAATTGCGCGAGGTCGGACGTGGTCGTGCGGACATTGCTCTTCGGAACCGTCCTGAACTTCGACAGCAGCACGGGTTCGTCCACGGCGGGGTAATCAGCTACCTCGCGGACAACGCTCTCACATTCGCCGGCGGCCTCGCCCTAGGAGGAGACGCGGTCACGGCCGAACACAAGATCAACTTCGTGCGGCCAGCCGTAGGTGACGTCATCCTTGCACGCGCGAGCGTGATCACCGTGACGAAGTCTCAAGCTGTGTGCCAGTGTCTCGTCTATGCGTCAGATCGCAACGGTGAGAAGATCGTCGCTATCGCCCAGGGGACGATCTCGAAAGCCCATAGCCGGTAGCGAGATTGAGCTTGGACCGGCAGCCAGATTCGAATGTGAGCAGCGCGCGCATTCGACTACAAGCTTCCTGTACGGCAGTTCGAACTCACGTGTCGACGGGTCGCGCATTAGGGCTCTCGCAATCCCGGTGACAGTGGGTCTATGTTGAGCTGCGCTGGTGGACCGCTGCACGGGCGACCCTGGCACGGTTTCCGCAGACGTTGCTGCACCAATGTTGACGTGAGTCGAATTGGGTGAAGTACAGGACGCACCGGGGCGCATGACATTTTCGGAGTATCCGCGCTCGCGGACCGGTCAATGTATCCATCGCCGCAATCGAGAGTGCGACAAAGGTATTCGACTCGCTTGACTCACTGGTGGTGCGAAAGGTCAAGGTGTCGACGTCGCCGATTCTTACTACTCCAAGCTGGGTAGCCGACAGTGTGACGCTGGATGTCGCGTTGAAAGCGGCCACATCGGCTTCGGAGAGAGTCCGCGTAACGACTTTCTCGTACAGAGCTTCGATGTGCGTACGAGCGGTCCGCAACCTATCCAGCTGTGTCGCAGTGGGTAGAAACGGGGCCGGCCCGTGGAGGTGCGCGTGAACCGTGCTCATCCAGTGCTCGGCGGACTCCCGGCTATCCAGCAGGTCAATGATGCGTCGCCCGTCGTAGTAGCGGCTGCTCAGGAAGTTGGTGGCCAAGGACTCGAATGGCCTCAGGAGCACCCCGTCCGTGATTTCTCGGGTCCGGGTCATCGGTCGACATTCTTCCTCGGAGGTGGCGTCCTAACTGGATTGCCGTTAGCCTACGCCTGTGATCAACTAATGGTCATGGCATTAGCTGAGGCGGGAGATCGATGAGCACAGATGTTGCCCAAGAACGCTCGAGATACAGGGCACGGGTGCGGGCTCGTGTACGCAGTGCCGCCCCGCCTCGGCCAGGCATCCGGTCGATTGCGGTCGCGACAGCCACCAGCGTCGTCGCGCTGGTAGCTCTCGCGGGCCTCACCATGGTGACTGCGGAACCGTTCCTTATCCCACCGCTTGCGGCCAGTATGGCGTTGGTCGCGGGTGCTCCGACGCTCCCGCTGTCGCAACCGAGAAATGTCATCGGCGGCCAGTTCTTGTCCGCTCTTGTCGGGGTTGCTGTCGGCTTCGCACTGGGGAACGCTTTGTGGGCTGCGGCTCTTGCTGGTGGGCTGGCACTCGGGGTGATGCTTACGACCCGTACAGCGCACTCGCCGGCAGCGGCGACGGCTGTCATCGGTACGACGGGTACTGCAGTCGCGGGGTGGCAGTTCATTCTTTTGGTGACTGCGTCGGCGCTAGTGCTGGTGCTCGTGGGCGTTGTAGGACACCGATTGAACAGGACTGCGTACCCGGCCTACATATGGTGATACCGATATCCGTACACGACGCCCATCTGGAGGGCTACTCGGTGCGTTCGGCGATCGAGGAATCACCAAGGCTGGCGCTGCCTTCCTCGCCGATGGGTTGATGGCCTCGGTCTCCTGTGTTCGCATCTGGTTTCGAATCGCGCGCAAAGTCACTGCGAGACAGAGGTTCCGGACCGTCGATCGTGGGCTCTTCGAGATAGTCGATTCCCGGTTCTTCTGCGGAATCCAGCGGTTCGGGAGGAGTATTTTCGCTCGTTGGCATCGCTGCCATTCCTTTCGTTCAGCTCAGAACGCCGTGACTGCATTTTCCGAGCGACACCGCCGCGCCGTCTGCTGAGTTGAAAGCTGCGATCCAGTCGATGTGCGCGATAGAAATCCGTACTCGACGTGTGTGCAGGTCATGAGTTAACAGGTCGTTCGAGCATGCACACCCCCCAGCGTCTATCCTCGTCGACAAGCAAGATCTGTGTTCGGCTCGGTGTGGGGTCGAAACCGTCGAGGAAAATGGTCAATTCGACGGGGACTCGCGCTGCCCGACCTTCAACGATCGGGTCGTCGACATCGGTCAGTTGTGACCTCCCCGGGGGGACGTCTGCCTGCTCACGCTGTGCCGCGGAGCAAGAGGTTGCATTGAGACCCGCGACATCGCCTGCGTTGTAGGCGTCGAAATACTCGCGGACGACATCGGTGATTCTCGAGGGGTCTGCGGGGTCCGGTGCGGTGTTCTCGTGTGCGCTGTCTGTGCACCCGGACAGCACACCGAGCAAACCCACGATCGCCGCAGCCAGCAGTACCTTCCTCTTCGTCATTTGCCGAGCATATAACCGCCGTT from Rhodococcus sp. P1Y includes these protein-coding regions:
- a CDS encoding HPP family protein; translated protein: MSTDVAQERSRYRARVRARVRSAAPPRPGIRSIAVATATSVVALVALAGLTMVTAEPFLIPPLAASMALVAGAPTLPLSQPRNVIGGQFLSALVGVAVGFALGNALWAAALAGGLALGVMLTTRTAHSPAAATAVIGTTGTAVAGWQFILLVTASALVLVLVGVVGHRLNRTAYPAYIW
- a CDS encoding PaaI family thioesterase, whose protein sequence is MNEQASPSDAELAAIARGIFDAQPFTQWIGAELREVGRGRADIALRNRPELRQQHGFVHGGVISYLADNALTFAGGLALGGDAVTAEHKINFVRPAVGDVILARASVITVTKSQAVCQCLVYASDRNGEKIVAIAQGTISKAHSR
- a CDS encoding CGNR zinc finger domain-containing protein, with the translated sequence MTRTREITDGVLLRPFESLATNFLSSRYYDGRRIIDLLDSRESAEHWMSTVHAHLHGPAPFLPTATQLDRLRTARTHIEALYEKVVTRTLSEADVAAFNATSSVTLSATQLGVVRIGDVDTLTFRTTSESSESNTFVALSIAAMDTLTGPRARILRKCHAPRCVLYFTQFDSRQHWCSNVCGNRARVARAAVHQRSST